The Thermocrinis ruber genomic sequence GAAGATAAACGAAAAGATTTTTGAGGGATTAAAAAAAGAGTTAATGGAAATATCCTCCAAGATAAAGGAACTTCAATATGCAATTGAAAGCTTACTGAAAGAACAAAAAAATCAACAACCCTTACTCCTTTATCACATAAACCGATTTACCGCAAAGAACACAGGGGACTACTTTATCCACAAAAACCTAAAGAAGTTTTTAATGGGACAGCTTGATTATTTCATAAAGTCTGAGGTATTGAACTACGAAACCATTTCGGAAGAAAAGTATTTAGACAAGCACATAACAAGAGCAAAGGTTGTTAAGGAAGTGGGAGAAAAGATCATAGACTTTTTGGCACAGATTGAGGACTTCCAGAAAAAGCTTTGGGAAAAGAAAAAGTTTGTTATACAAACCCATTATGTGATTACCTTAGACAGGATTAAGGAATGGGCGGGCGAGGAGTTTTACAGAGAAGTTTTAAAAAAGGTTTTGCAAAACAAAGCACAGCTTGAGGAGTGGGAAAGGCTTGGGTTTGGTAAGTTTGAAAGGGAAGAGGATTTAGAGGGCAAAAAGCTTCCCATTGACACAAGATACTTTGACGAGAGGTTTAAGTGGGAGCTTTTGGAGAGGATAAGCGAAGGGGTTAATCTGGATGACGCACTGGATGGGCTTTTGATAAAGAGCGAAAACTGGCAGGCTTTGAATACGATTTTGAACAGATATAAAGAAAAAGTCCAAACCATATACATTGACCCACCCTTTAACAAGGAGCAAGACGCAGACTATTTATACAATGTGAAGTATAAGGACTCCACTTGGATCGCAATGCTTGAGAATAGGCTAAGGCTTGCAAAGGAGCTTTTAAACGAAAGGGGGAGCATTTTTGTTAGGTGTGATTACAACGGGAATATGTATGTTAGGCTTTTGATGAATGAGATTTTTGGGGAGGAGAATTTTAGGAATGAGATAATTGTTCAAAGAGGTCTTCAAACACGCAAGGCTGAGAAAAGATTTCTAAATAAAACGGATTCTTTGTTTTTCTATCTAAAAAATTCAGAAAAAGGTTTGTTATCAATCTTGGAAGTAGAAAAAGAACATGTAAAATCATATAGAGAGACTTTGGATACACTAAAAAAGCTATTAAGTCAAGAAGAATATCAAAAGATAGAGAAGCTATTAAATGAAAGTTTGTGGATGCCATTTTTAAGTATGCCCGGAGAACAAAGAACAACACAATATAGAGAGATTTTTGGAATAAAACTCTTTCCTCCTAAAGGAAGACATTGGGCTTTTTCACAAGAAAATCTTGATATAGCTGTTAAAGAAGGTAAAGCAAGACTAAAATGTGCTAATTGTGGCTTTATAATTACAAACAATAACAAGTCAAACTTTAATGGCAAATGCCCAAAATGTGGAAGAGAGGAATTTATAGGAGAAATCTTAAGTCTTTATAACCAGATAAACAACAATTGGACAGATATCCCAGGGTATGAACAAGACCCAGACTTTCCTACTAAGAACTCCGAAATCCTTCTCAAGCGTGTTATAGAATCCACATCCGAAGAAGGCGATTTGGTTATGGACTTCTTTTTGGGAAGTGGCACAACAACGGCAGTAGCCCATAAGCTTAAAAGAAAGTGGATTGGTGTAGAGATGGGGGAGCATTTTTGGACTGTGGTTATGCCAAGGATGAAAAAGGTTTTAGCCTACGATAAAACTGGCATTTCCAAAGAAAAGGATGTAAAAGAAAAATACAACGAGCGGACTGCGGGGGGATTTTTTAAATACATTATCCTTGAGCAATACGAGGACACCCTTGATAACCTTGAGCTAAAGGAAAGCAAAGCACACAAGGACTTTTTCAAAGATGACTACCTTATTAAATACTTCCTTGAGATTGAAACAAAGGATGACCCACACCTTTTGAACATCTCAATGTTAAAAGACCCATACAACTACAAGCTAAAGGTTAATCTTTCTGAAGTGGGAGAGCCAAAAGAAATGGCGGTAGATGTAATAGAGACCTTTAACTACTTGCTTGGGCTAAAGGTAAACAAGTTAATGCGTAAGGAAAGGGAAGGGAACATATACACGTTTGTATTGGGAGAAAGGGAGGGCAAAAGTGTGGCGGTGGTTTGGAGGGTTTATTCGGAAGGATGGACAGAGGAGGATTACAAAAAGGACAGGGACTTTATAGAGGAGGTTTTGAAGGAGTTTAAACCGGAGATTATATACATAAACGGACAGCATGCCTTAGCCTTTGAAAGCTTTAAACCTGATGTCCGAAACATAGAACCTGAATTCAAAAGGCGCATGTTTAGCCATGAACATTGAAAAGTATTTGGTCTTAAACAAGTATTTTTTAGAGCTTTTTGGTGAAAAGGATAACAGAGGGCTTTTGAGGTATCTAAAAAGCGTGGAAGAGGGCGAAAGGGATGGTCTAACGAACTTTGCCATAAATCTTATGTCAAAGGAGGGAGTAAAGCTTCCAAAGGATGAGCTAAAAAGATACGACCAAAACATACAGGAATACCTACGGAGAATAAACCAAAGCAGACCGGAAAGGATAAGGCTTAAATACTTTCAATACTTGGCGGTTTTGTTCACGGAGATATTCATAGATAGGTTGAAAAACCGAAAGTGGGAGTTTTTGGCGGAGTTAAACGATTTTGTTAATAGTAATAGTTTGGAGAAAAAGGTAAGAGAAACCGTCGGCGAATTTTCGGAAGAGGACCTTAAAAAGCTTGCCTTTTGGATGGCAACGGGGTCTGGTAAAACCCTCATAATGCACATAAACTATTTGCAATTTTTGAGGTATAAACCCTTTGAACCGGATAACATTTTGTTAATCACTCCCAACGAGGGGCTTTCCAAACAGCATTACGAGGAGATGCAAAAAAGCGGTATTCCATGCAGACTTTACAGCGAAAGCGGGAGTTCAAGCGGACAAAGGGAACACGAAGTTTTGATAATAGAGATCACAAAGTTAGCAGAAAACACAAGAGGAAGGGGAAGGTCTATACACATTTCAGCCTTTGAGGGGAAAAATCTCATCTTTGTGGATGAGGGGCATAAGGGCAAAAGGTCTGAAGAAAAGAAGTGGGCAAAGCTTAGGGACAAGCTTATTGAAAAGGGTTTTGCCTTTGAATACAGTGCCACCTTTGGGCAAATATTAGACAAGGAGGATATCCTAAAGGAATACGCAAAGGCAATAATCTTTGACTATTCTTACAAACACTTTTACCTTGATGGCTATGGAAAGGACTTTTGGGTGCTAAACATCAAAAACTCAAAGATTGATGACTTTACAGAAATGGCTTTTTGTGCTAACCTTTTGGACTTTTACCAACAACTTTTGGTTTATGAAGAAAAAAGAGGGATTGCCAAAGAGCATAACATAGAAAAACCACTTTGGATATTCGTAGGTTCCACCGTGTCGGGTAAAAACATAGACTCAGACAT encodes the following:
- a CDS encoding site-specific DNA-methyltransferase, yielding MNALKKFQELLRDIFQFESSDLDFGIYRILNYKRGEVEKFIDQKLPQIIEDAFQKHKKNLSEDIREEYERVRRKVIEDLGEDAITPTGELNPDYAKFPIGKRYLEIKEQKELLEKLEEIKEQVYNDLYSFFSRFYEDGDFIPQYRYSKEPKYSIPYNGEEVKLYWANADQYYIKTGILFRDYTFKAGDKKVIFRTVSAREEINSNKATKQRYFVLDEEPVQTDQEGIIIRFQYRELSEEEMKLYKDNGNDREIEQEEENGGRGRGVKQEKINEKIFEGLKKELMEISSKIKELQYAIESLLKEQKNQQPLLLYHINRFTAKNTGDYFIHKNLKKFLMGQLDYFIKSEVLNYETISEEKYLDKHITRAKVVKEVGEKIIDFLAQIEDFQKKLWEKKKFVIQTHYVITLDRIKEWAGEEFYREVLKKVLQNKAQLEEWERLGFGKFEREEDLEGKKLPIDTRYFDERFKWELLERISEGVNLDDALDGLLIKSENWQALNTILNRYKEKVQTIYIDPPFNKEQDADYLYNVKYKDSTWIAMLENRLRLAKELLNERGSIFVRCDYNGNMYVRLLMNEIFGEENFRNEIIVQRGLQTRKAEKRFLNKTDSLFFYLKNSEKGLLSILEVEKEHVKSYRETLDTLKKLLSQEEYQKIEKLLNESLWMPFLSMPGEQRTTQYREIFGIKLFPPKGRHWAFSQENLDIAVKEGKARLKCANCGFIITNNNKSNFNGKCPKCGREEFIGEILSLYNQINNNWTDIPGYEQDPDFPTKNSEILLKRVIESTSEEGDLVMDFFLGSGTTTAVAHKLKRKWIGVEMGEHFWTVVMPRMKKVLAYDKTGISKEKDVKEKYNERTAGGFFKYIILEQYEDTLDNLELKESKAHKDFFKDDYLIKYFLEIETKDDPHLLNISMLKDPYNYKLKVNLSEVGEPKEMAVDVIETFNYLLGLKVNKLMRKEREGNIYTFVLGEREGKSVAVVWRVYSEGWTEEDYKKDRDFIEEVLKEFKPEIIYINGQHALAFESFKPDVRNIEPEFKRRMFSHEH